A part of Helicoverpa zea isolate HzStark_Cry1AcR chromosome 17, ilHelZeax1.1, whole genome shotgun sequence genomic DNA contains:
- the LOC124638160 gene encoding general odorant-binding protein 1 encodes MPGVLRALLVLAAAAPLLADINVMKDVTLGFGQALDKCREESQLTEEKMEEFFHFWRDDFKFEHRELGCAIQCMSRHFNLLTDSSRMHHDNTEKFIQSFPNGEVLARQMVELIHSCEKQFDHEDDHCWRILHVAECFKGSCVQRGIAPSMELMMTEFIMEAEAR; translated from the exons ATGCCTGGAGTGTTGCGGGCGCTACTCGTGctggccgccgccgcgccgctgctGGCCGACATCAACGTCATGAAGGACGTCACGCTCGGCTTCGGCCAGGCGCTCGACAAGTGCCGCGAAGAG AGTCAACTGACGGAGGAGAAGATGGAGGAGTTCTTCCACTTCTGGCGCGACGATTTCAAGTTCGAGCACCGCGAGCTCGGCTGCGCCATCCAGTGCATGAGCCGGCACTTCAACCTGCTGACCGACTCCAGCCGCATGCACCACGACAACACCGAGAAGTTCATCCAGTCGTTCCCTAACG GCGAGGTGCTGGCGCGCCAGATGGTGGAGCTGATCCACTCGTGCGAGAAGCAGTTCGACCACGAGGACGACCACTGCTGGCGCATCCTGCACGTGGCCGAGTGCTTCAAGGGCTCGTGCGTGCAGCGCGGCATCGCGCCCTCCATGGAGCTCATGATGACCGAGTTCATCATGGAGGCCGAGGCGCGCTAG